ACCGAGTTGCTGGTGCCGAGGTTGCCGCTGTTGCGGGAAAAGGCATGGCGAATGTCGGCCACGGTGCGATTGGCGTTGTCGGTCGAGCCCTCGATCAGGATCGCGACGCCGCCGGCACCGTAGCCCTCGTAGGTGACTTCCTCGTAGGACACGCCCTCGAGCTCGCCGGTGCCCTTCTTGACGGCGCGCTCGATGTTGTCGCCCGGCATGTTGGCGGCCTTCGCGTCATCGATCGCCTTGCGCAGGCGGGCGTTGCTGCCCGGGTCGCCACCACCGGCCTTGGCGGCCACGGTGATTTCACGGATCAGCTTGGTCCAGGACGAGGCGCGCCGGGAATCGGTGATCGCCTTCTTCCGCTTGATCGTTTTCCATTTGCTGTGTCCAGCCATCGGGCATTCCTCCTGAGCGAACGGGAGAATAGCCGACGGCGCTGCGGGCGGCAACGCGGCACCCCGCTTGCCCTCGCCCGATGCCGGCGCTAGGGTTCCCGGATGCGCACACTTCCCGCCATCGCCCTGCTCCTGACCGTCGCCCAGTTGGGAGCCTGCCAGTCCGCCAAGCCCGTCGAGGAGGCCCCCAAGCAGGCCGGCCTCGAGGTACTCCCCAACCTCCCCTTGCCGCCGGACGGGACGCTCCTGACGACGCAGTCGAGCCCGGAAGCGATGTCGGTGGTGTCGGTGACCGAGGTCAGCGTCGACTCGGTGTTGGCGTACTACCGCGTGATACTGGGGAAGGAGCCGTTTCGGCTGATCAACGAGACGACGACGACGGACAGCATCACGTCGTTCTACGTCGAGCAGGCGGGGCCCTCGCTCTGGATCACCGTCCAGCGGAACGGCCCCAAGGGGTCGATGGTCGTGATTGCCGGGGCGGCCGCGGACACGTCGGCGGCGGGCAAGGCGAAGGCCGCGGCGGCGGCCAAGGAGCCTCTCCCCGACGCCGTCCCGACCGGCGGCACGAAGCCGCGCCCCTAGTCCTCGCCGAGGTCCTCGAATCGGAGCCACCGGGGGGTGAAGAAGAGGTCGATCGTCCCCCCGGCGCCGTGCCGGTCCTTGAGCACCCGGACCTCCGCCGCCCCGGCGATCCCCAGGTCTGCGTCGTACAACTCCTCCCGATACAACCCCAAGATCAGGTCGGCATGCTGGCGGAGCGCCGCCGAGGCCGTGAAGTCGCCAATCGCCGGACGTCGGTCCGCCCGCGATGCCGGTGAATCGCTGCTGTGCACCACCAGCAGGACGGCGGCCTCGCGACCGATGGCGAGCCGCTTCAGGGCGGCGACGCGGAGTGCGGCGGCGTCGCTCGGCGCCCGGCCGTCGACTTCCAGTCCTTCCAGGCAGTCCACGACCAGCAGGTCCCAGTGGTCGACGGCCGCGCGCAGGTCGATCGGCCATCCCTCGACCGGCTGTGATTGAAACGAGATCGGCAGCTCGCGCAGCCGCAGGGCGACGGTCGCAATCTCCGCCCGACGGTGGTCGAGGAGTGCGTCGCCGGCGAGCTCGTCGAGCGTCGCCTTGGCCGAGAGCGCCAGCGCCCGTTCTGCGATGCGGGTGGCGCTCATTTCGGTGCTGAGCACGGCCACCGTGTGACCAGCCGTCGCGGCTCGCACGGCGATTCCCAAGGCCAGCGCGCTGCAGCCGCTGCCGGAGTCGCCACCCAGGACGACGAGGTCCTCGCGTCGCACGCCGCCACCAAGGAGTTGGTCGAGGGCGGGGAAGCCGGTCGGAATACGGCGGCTCATCGGCCAGCCACTTCGTGGAGGATGGCGCGCAGTCGCGCGAAGTGGTGCTCGGCGTCGTGATTCCTCACGATGATCTCGCGGGCCCGGCCGCCCAATTCCGCACGGGCCTCGGGAGAGAGCGCCAGGAATCGTTCGATTCCCTCGACCAGGGCGGGAACGGAATCGGTCGCGCTCACCCGGATCCCGTTGACGCCGTCCTCGATCACGTTGGGGACCAGCCCGACCGGCGTGGCGATGACCGGGGTGCCACACGCCATCGCCTCGAGCATGGTGTAGGGTCCACCCTCGAAGCGGCTGGCGACGAGGAGGACGTCGAAGGACGCATACAGGGCGGGGAGGTCAGCCGGCGCGACCAGCTCGATCAGCGTGAGCCAGGGGGTGGTGCCCACGGAGTCTGCCAGCGCGGCGATTGTGGGGCGATTTGGCGGTGCAACCGGCATCACGAGCTCCAGCTTGGCTTGGAGCGCTGCGGGCAGTGCGCCGATGGCGGCGAACGCCAAGTCGAGGCCTTTCATCGGGACGTCGGCTCGACCGACGAGCCCGATGCGGCAGGCGCCCGATCGTCTCGGCAGGAGCGGTGCCGTCCGGCTGAAGCGCGTGAGGTCCACCCCGAGTGGCACGATTTCGTCGACTCTGCCGCCGTAGAACCGCCGCTGCTTCTCCCGGGTCGATTCGCTGTTCGTGACGACCCGGGCGGCGAGGCGATGCTGCCCCCGGAGGAGCATTCGGGCACCGCCGTCGTGCGCCCAGCGGGGCGGCCCCCAGCGGCGCCATCGCGGAGCGTACGGGTCTGGTGGTGCGTCGTGTTCGAAGATCACGAGCGGGGCAGCGACTGCACAGCCGAGTACCCCGAGCAGGGTGGCCTCGTGCGGGTTCCCCTTGCTCAAATAGGTCGCATCCGGTTGGGTGTGGCGAACCGCCCAGCCGACGCGTCGACTGCGCGCGATGGTGGTTCCCCCACCCACGCGGGGCAGCACACGAACTGCGGGGTGGCTCGGGAGATGGCACTCGTCACGACCAAGACCGCGTTCGCTGGCAGCGAAGACGAACTGGACCTCGTCGCCCCGATTGGCCAGGTAATCGGCCAAGGCTGCCGAGTGGACGCCGGCGCCGCCAAAGGGGTTCGCTGAGGCGATCGTCACCCGCAATGGATGGCGGCTCATGGAATCCCGGCGCCGAGTCGCGCCGGTTGCAGCTGGGAGAGCGCCAGTGCCACCGCCTCGGCCGCCTCGGTCCCCAGCGCGTCACGTGCAGGGGCAACCAATTGGGCCAGGGCGACCCGTGCGGCCGCCGGGGTGGCGTCCTCCAAGTGGCCCAGCGCGGCGGCAAGTCCGCGGGCCAGCGGCCTGGGAACGGTCAATGGTGCCAAGCGTTGCGCCAGGAGGACGACCCGCCGGCGGGCCCCCTTGTCGGGCATCGTCGCGCTGTGGCCGAGGTCCAGCGCCACCCTGGCGGTGAGCCAGAGCGCGAACGCTCCCTCCCGTTTTGGCCCGCGCTCGAGGCGTTGCTGCAGCTCGAGAAGGGCCAGCAGTGACGGCGTCCAGTCGCTCACTTGGGGAGCGCCACCAACGCCCGCTCCACCACCTCGGGCTGGATGTCGACCAGGCAGCGATGGTGGCCGAGCGGGCAGACCGGCCCGCCATGCGGGGTACAGGGTCGGCAGGGGAGGTCGCGCTGAAGCACCGTCGCCCGAGCGCGATACGGGAAGAAGCCGAAGGCTTCGACGCCGGGGCCGTAGAGGGCCACCACCGGAGTGCCGACCGCCGTCGCGAGATGGGTCACGCCGGTATCTCCCCCGACCATCGCTCGGGCCTGCTTGAGCAGCGCGGCCGTGCCGGAGAGGGAAAATCGGCCCGCCGCACTCACCGCCCCGGGGCCGCCAGCCTCGGCGATCGCGGCGGCCGCCTCGCGATCACCCGGACCACCCAGCACCACCAGGTCACACGTGGCCCGCAGCCGCCGCGCGAGTGCCTCCCAGTGCTCGACGGGCCACCGCTTCGTGGCGTGCGCCGCGCCAGGGGCGAGCGCGATCATGGTGCGCGCCCCTCCCACGCCGTTTTCGGTCAGGAATTCCGCGGCTTCCCGCTGGGCCTCCGCCGTGACGAAGAACTCGGCCGGCCCCCCATCCGGGACCACATCGAGCCCGACCGCTGCCTCGAAGTAGCGCTCCGCCACCGGGCCGAGCAGGCCGCCACGGGCCCCGCCGCTGCGAATCAGCAGGGTCCGGCGCACCCGATGCTTCGAATAGCCGCTCCAGCGGCCGCCCACCAGCTGCCGCAAGGCCAGTGTGCGCAGCGAGCCATGCAGGTCGAGCCGGTGGGTCCACTCCGTCCGGCGCAGGGTCGCAGCCAGGGCGCCAAGGGGGGAACCGCGCTTCCAGGTGATCACCTCGTTGAGCCGCGGATTGTGGCGCACCGTCTCCGCCATGTCCTCGCGGACCACCATGCTGATGCGAGCGGTCGGATGTCGGGTTCGCAACGCCCGAATCAGCGGGGTCGTCAGGAGCAGGTCGCCGATCGACGAGAAGCGCACCAGGAGGATCCGGGGGGCAGGCATGGGGGAATGGTAATTGCTATTTCCGTGCCTCGACCGCGTACCATCCCTCGCGCGGCCGGTTGCCGGGTTCGCAGCGCCCGGATCAGCGGGGTCGTCAGCAGCAGGTCGCCGATCGACGAGAGGCGCATCTGGAGGATCCGGGGGGCAGGCATCGAGGAATGGTAATAGTTTTCACCATGCCTCGACCCCGCACCATCCTTTGGATTGACGACGAGATCGAGACGCTCGACTCGCAGGTGTTGTTCCTCGAACAACAGGGCTTCACCGTCGAGCGGGCCGCCAATGGCGACGATGCGCTCGCGCTGCTTCGTCGGCAGCCCTACGGCGTGATTCTGCTCGACGAGCAGATGCCGGGGCTCCGCGGACTCGAGCTGGTGCCGTTGCTCCGGGCCATCGACGGCTCGATTCCGGTGGTGATGGTCACCAAGTCGGAGGAACCGGAAACGTTGCGCGATGCGATCGGTGCCGAGATCGCCGACTACCTCATCAAGCCGGTCTCGCCGCGTCAGGTGTTGTCGGTGATCACGCGCCTGCTCGAGGGAGATCGCATTCGGCAGCAGCGATTGTCCCGCGACTTCGTGACGCGCTTTCGCGAGCTCGAGGGTCGCCGCGGTGAGCATCTGGCCTGGCGGGAGTGGGTCGAGTTCGTCGCCGAACTCGCCGAGTGGGAGGTCAAGCTCGGGCAGGCGGATGAGCCGGGGCTGCAGGAGGCGCTGCGCAATCTGCAGGAGAGCGTGCGGATGGACTTCGCGCGGTTCATCGAGGCCAACTATCCGGGGTGGCTCGCCAAGCGCGGGACCGACCGGCCACCGCTGTCGGTCGACGTCGTCTCCGAGTTCCTCCGCCCGACGTTCGAGGTGCACGGGCGGGTGATGCTGGTGGTGGTCGACTGCCTCCGCCTCGATCAGTGGGCGATGATCCGCCCCATCGTCGAGCGGTACTTCGACGTCGAGGTCGATCACTATTTCTCGATCGTTCCGACGGCCACGCCCTACAGTCGCAACGCGATCTTCTCGGGACTCTATCCCTCGGAGTTCTTCGCGCGCCATCCGGCCTGGTGGGACGAGCGCGAGGAGACGTCGCTCAACGCCCACGAGTCGGAGCTGCTGGTCGAGCAGTTGCGCGAGCTGATGGGCCGCGACGTGCCGGTGCACTACGAGAAGATCTTTTCGACGCCCGACGGCGAGGCGATGCTGCGCCGCCTCTCGGGGCACCTCGCGCGCGATGGCGTCACGGCGCTGGTCTTCAACTTCATCGATCAGCTGACACACGGCCGCACCGAGAACGAGGCGCTGTTCGAGGTGGCACGCGACACCACCGCGCTCCGCGCCCTGACCCGCACCTGGTTCGAGCGCTCGCCGCTCGTCGAGGCGCTGAAGGAAGCGGAACGCCGCGGGGTGCCGGTGATCCTGACGACCGACCACGGTTCCATCCACTGCCACACCCCGGCCACCGTCTTCGCCCGGCGCGACGCCTCGGCGAACCTCCGCTTCAAGTTCGGCGAGGACATTCGCGTGGAAGATCCGTCGGCCGCCATTCTGGTCGAGGACCTCGCGGCGTGGGGGATTCCCGAGCGCCAGATCGGGGCGCGCCTGCTGCTTGCTACCGGCGACCGCTTCTTCGTCTATCCCACCAAGCTCCGTGAGTATCAGGCGCGCTATCGCGGCGCGTTCCTCCATGGCGGCGTCTCCCCCGAGGAAGTGATTCTCCCGGTGGCGTTGCTGTTGCCGAGGCGCACCTGAGCCGTCCGCGCGTGCGGGCCCGCCTCTTCGGGCTGCTCCGGCCGTTCCGGGGAACGCTCGCCGTGGGGTTCGGCGCGGCACTCTTCGGCGGCGTCTTCGATGCCATCGCGCTCGTCACCCTGCAGCCGCTCTTCGGAGCGCTCTTCCCGAGCGGCAGCGACGCTCTCCCGGTCGGCACCGCGCAGCTCCAGGTCTGGCTCACGCGCGTGCTCGCCCCCGTGGTCGACGGTCAGGCGGCGTCGGTGGTCGTGCAGCGGCTGGTCGTGATCTTCATCGGCGCGCTCGTCCTCAAGAACTTCTGCAACTACGTCTCGGCGTACCTCTCGGTGAAGGTGCAGGAAGGGATGGTGCGCGATCTGCGCGCGCGGCTCTTTGCACACCTCCTGCGCCTCGACCTCGGCGTCTTCCAGCGGACGCGCGGCGGGCAGCTCACCACCGGGCTGATCAACGACGCCGATCAGGTGAAGATGCTGGTCGTCGCCGTCCTCGCCGCGTTCTTCCAGAACCTCGTCAACATCGTCGCCATGCTCGTCTTGATGCTCGGCACCTCCGTGCGCCTGACGGCGATGGTGCTGGTCCTCGCGCCGATTCTGGTGATCGGAGTGCAGCTGCTGCTCGGCTCGCTCAAGCGGCACGCCCGCACCTTCGCGCATGAGCGGGGTGAACTCACCGCCACCATCAGCGAGCGGCTCGGCGCCATGAAGCTGATCCGCGCCTTCGCGGCGGAGTCGAGCGAGGCCGAGCTGTTTGCGCGGCAGGCGGACCGCTACCGGAAGGGTGCCATCCGCACCCAGCGGTTTGCGCTGCTCACCTCGCCGGTCAGCGAAGTCTTCGGCGGAGCCGTGGTGTTGTTGATCCTGTGGGCGGCGTCGAACCCGGCGATCTCCGGCGTCGAGCTCGCCGCGAAGGACGTGGTCCTCTTCCTCGGCGCGGCACTCCGGGTCCTCTCGCCGATCAAGGCGATCACCAACGTCCCCACGCAACTCGCCACCGCCGAGGCGAGCGGCG
The Gemmatimonadota bacterium DNA segment above includes these coding regions:
- a CDS encoding YebC/PmpR family DNA-binding transcriptional regulator; its protein translation is MAGHSKWKTIKRKKAITDSRRASSWTKLIREITVAAKAGGGDPGSNARLRKAIDDAKAANMPGDNIERAVKKGTGELEGVSYEEVTYEGYGAGGVAILIEGSTDNANRTVADIRHAFSRNSGNLGTSNSVSWMFEKKGQIFLPITAGAEEKVMEDALDAGASDFEADGEYYVISTDPHDFHAVTEALAAKKYVAESSDLAMVPKNLVKLEMVEAQKVLKLVELLEELDDVSKVFTTLDLDALDLEEAGA
- a CDS encoding DnaB-like helicase C-terminal domain-containing protein, whose amino-acid sequence is MSRRIPTGFPALDQLLGGGVRREDLVVLGGDSGSGCSALALGIAVRAATAGHTVAVLSTEMSATRIAERALALSAKATLDELAGDALLDHRRAEIATVALRLRELPISFQSQPVEGWPIDLRAAVDHWDLLVVDCLEGLEVDGRAPSDAAALRVAALKRLAIGREAAVLLVVHSSDSPASRADRRPAIGDFTASAALRQHADLILGLYREELYDADLGIAGAAEVRVLKDRHGAGGTIDLFFTPRWLRFEDLGED
- a CDS encoding glycosyltransferase family 4 protein, which codes for MSRHPLRVTIASANPFGGAGVHSAALADYLANRGDEVQFVFAASERGLGRDECHLPSHPAVRVLPRVGGGTTIARSRRVGWAVRHTQPDATYLSKGNPHEATLLGVLGCAVAAPLVIFEHDAPPDPYAPRWRRWGPPRWAHDGGARMLLRGQHRLAARVVTNSESTREKQRRFYGGRVDEIVPLGVDLTRFSRTAPLLPRRSGACRIGLVGRADVPMKGLDLAFAAIGALPAALQAKLELVMPVAPPNRPTIAALADSVGTTPWLTLIELVAPADLPALYASFDVLLVASRFEGGPYTMLEAMACGTPVIATPVGLVPNVIEDGVNGIRVSATDSVPALVEGIERFLALSPEARAELGGRAREIIVRNHDAEHHFARLRAILHEVAGR
- a CDS encoding glycosyltransferase family 9 protein, which gives rise to MPAPRILLVRFSSIGDLLLTTPLIRALRTRHPTARISMVVREDMAETVRHNPRLNEVITWKRGSPLGALAATLRRTEWTHRLDLHGSLRTLALRQLVGGRWSGYSKHRVRRTLLIRSGGARGGLLGPVAERYFEAAVGLDVVPDGGPAEFFVTAEAQREAAEFLTENGVGGARTMIALAPGAAHATKRWPVEHWEALARRLRATCDLVVLGGPGDREAAAAIAEAGGPGAVSAAGRFSLSGTAALLKQARAMVGGDTGVTHLATAVGTPVVALYGPGVEAFGFFPYRARATVLQRDLPCRPCTPHGGPVCPLGHHRCLVDIQPEVVERALVALPK
- a CDS encoding PglZ domain-containing protein; this encodes MPRPRTILWIDDEIETLDSQVLFLEQQGFTVERAANGDDALALLRRQPYGVILLDEQMPGLRGLELVPLLRAIDGSIPVVMVTKSEEPETLRDAIGAEIADYLIKPVSPRQVLSVITRLLEGDRIRQQRLSRDFVTRFRELEGRRGEHLAWREWVEFVAELAEWEVKLGQADEPGLQEALRNLQESVRMDFARFIEANYPGWLAKRGTDRPPLSVDVVSEFLRPTFEVHGRVMLVVVDCLRLDQWAMIRPIVERYFDVEVDHYFSIVPTATPYSRNAIFSGLYPSEFFARHPAWWDEREETSLNAHESELLVEQLRELMGRDVPVHYEKIFSTPDGEAMLRRLSGHLARDGVTALVFNFIDQLTHGRTENEALFEVARDTTALRALTRTWFERSPLVEALKEAERRGVPVILTTDHGSIHCHTPATVFARRDASANLRFKFGEDIRVEDPSAAILVEDLAAWGIPERQIGARLLLATGDRFFVYPTKLREYQARYRGAFLHGGVSPEEVILPVALLLPRRT
- a CDS encoding ABC transporter ATP-binding protein, encoding MRARLFGLLRPFRGTLAVGFGAALFGGVFDAIALVTLQPLFGALFPSGSDALPVGTAQLQVWLTRVLAPVVDGQAASVVVQRLVVIFIGALVLKNFCNYVSAYLSVKVQEGMVRDLRARLFAHLLRLDLGVFQRTRGGQLTTGLINDADQVKMLVVAVLAAFFQNLVNIVAMLVLMLGTSVRLTAMVLVLAPILVIGVQLLLGSLKRHARTFAHERGELTATISERLGAMKLIRAFAAESSEAELFARQADRYRKGAIRTQRFALLTSPVSEVFGGAVVLLILWAASNPAISGVELAAKDVVLFLGAALRVLSPIKAITNVPTQLATAEASGERVFAILDLPATEQDPPEAVPASFTTDLVFDAVTFGYDPAQPVLRDVSLRVGKGEVVALVGPSGAGKTTLLELVPRFHDPQQGELRLDGVPVPRLQRASLRSLIAVVSQDTVLLHDTVRANIAYGQPGATDEDVEAAARAANAHEFIAGLPDRYQTVLGERGTRLSGGQRQRIAIARALLRDAPILILDEATSALDTESERLVQEAIERLMGGRTVLVIAHRLATVRGADRIVVLDGGRVVESGTHAELFAQSGLYRRLHDLQFSVAEVTS